From Streptomyces durmitorensis, a single genomic window includes:
- a CDS encoding DUF3039 domain-containing protein, whose amino-acid sequence MSTLEPEPERGAGTGTLVEPTPQVSHGDGDHERYAHYVQKDKIMASALDGTPVVALCGKVWVPGRDPKKYPVCPMCKEIYESMSAGGDKDKGGKDGKGGGKK is encoded by the coding sequence ATGAGCACTCTTGAGCCCGAGCCCGAGCGCGGGGCAGGTACGGGGACCCTCGTAGAGCCGACGCCACAGGTGTCGCACGGTGACGGCGACCACGAGCGCTATGCGCACTATGTCCAGAAGGACAAGATCATGGCGAGCGCGCTCGACGGTACGCCCGTCGTCGCGCTCTGCGGCAAGGTCTGGGTGCCGGGTCGCGACCCGAAGAAGTACCCCGTCTGCCCCATGTGCAAGGAGATCTACGAGTCCATGAGCGCCGGTGGCGACAAGGACAAGGGCGGCAAGGACGGCAAGGGCGGCGGCAAGAAGTAG
- a CDS encoding beta-N-acetylhexosaminidase: MTFEQLIPAPARAEGPRPEGFVLDSSTALRAGPGTESTERWLRATLGGALGLPLAPGEGGGISLGIDDSLAPEAYRLTVGEAGVEILGGAAPGVFWGAQTLRQLTGPEAFRRAPLRAAGRYAVPGCLIEDSPRFGWRGMMLDVARHFMPKDGVLRYLDLLAAHKLNVFHFHLSDDQGWRIEIKRHPKLTEAGSWRPRSKWGHRASELWNDTPHGGFYTQDDIREIVAYAHERHIAVVPEIDIPGHSQAAIHAYPELGNTDVVDTSSLGVWDTWGVNPNVLAPTENTLRFYEGVFEEVLELFPSTFIHVGGDECPKDQWKASPTAQARIKELGVGDEEGLQSWFIRHFDSWLTARGRRLIGWDEILEGGLAEGATVSSWRGYGGGIAAAKAGHDVVMCPEQQVYLDHRQDGGPDEPAPIGFVRTLEDVYRFEPLPPQLTEDEARHVLGTQANVWTEVMEYHARVDYQVFPRLAAFAEVAWSTLPAPAERDFADFERRMTPHYARLDALGVDYRPPGGPLPWQKRPGVLGRPIDGAPPNV; this comes from the coding sequence ATGACCTTTGAGCAACTCATCCCGGCGCCCGCACGCGCCGAGGGACCGCGTCCCGAAGGCTTCGTCCTCGACTCGTCGACCGCTCTGCGCGCCGGGCCCGGCACCGAGTCCACCGAGCGCTGGCTGCGGGCCACACTCGGCGGTGCGCTCGGCCTGCCGCTCGCGCCCGGCGAGGGCGGCGGCATCTCGCTGGGCATCGACGACTCCCTCGCGCCCGAGGCGTACCGCCTCACCGTGGGGGAGGCGGGCGTGGAGATCCTCGGCGGCGCCGCGCCCGGCGTCTTCTGGGGGGCGCAGACCCTGCGCCAGCTCACCGGCCCCGAGGCGTTCCGGCGGGCCCCGCTGCGGGCGGCCGGGCGGTACGCCGTACCGGGGTGCCTGATCGAGGACAGCCCCCGCTTCGGATGGCGCGGCATGATGCTCGACGTGGCCCGGCACTTCATGCCCAAGGACGGCGTCCTGCGCTATCTGGACCTCCTCGCCGCCCACAAGCTGAACGTCTTCCACTTCCACCTCAGCGACGACCAGGGCTGGCGCATCGAGATCAAGCGCCACCCGAAGCTGACGGAGGCCGGTTCGTGGCGGCCGCGCTCGAAGTGGGGGCACCGCGCGTCCGAGCTGTGGAACGACACCCCGCACGGCGGCTTCTACACGCAGGACGACATCCGCGAGATCGTCGCGTACGCCCATGAACGGCACATCGCCGTCGTACCCGAGATCGACATCCCCGGGCACTCGCAGGCCGCCATCCACGCCTACCCGGAGCTCGGCAACACCGACGTCGTCGACACCTCCTCGCTCGGCGTCTGGGACACCTGGGGCGTCAATCCCAATGTCCTCGCCCCGACCGAGAACACCCTGCGCTTCTACGAGGGGGTGTTCGAGGAGGTGCTCGAACTCTTTCCCTCCACCTTCATCCATGTCGGGGGAGACGAATGCCCCAAGGACCAGTGGAAGGCGTCGCCCACCGCGCAGGCCCGCATCAAGGAGCTGGGGGTCGGTGACGAGGAGGGTCTTCAGAGCTGGTTCATCCGGCACTTCGACTCCTGGCTGACCGCGCGCGGGCGCCGGCTCATCGGCTGGGACGAGATCCTGGAGGGCGGTCTCGCCGAGGGGGCGACCGTGTCGTCCTGGCGCGGGTACGGGGGTGGCATCGCGGCGGCCAAGGCAGGGCACGACGTCGTCATGTGCCCCGAGCAGCAGGTGTACTTGGACCACCGCCAGGACGGCGGCCCCGACGAACCCGCGCCCATCGGCTTCGTCCGCACCCTTGAGGACGTCTACCGCTTCGAGCCGCTGCCCCCGCAGCTGACCGAGGACGAGGCGCGGCACGTGCTCGGTACCCAGGCCAACGTCTGGACCGAGGTGATGGAGTACCACGCACGTGTGGACTACCAGGTGTTCCCGCGCCTCGCGGCCTTCGCCGAGGTCGCCTGGAGCACGCTCCCGGCACCGGCCGAGCGCGACTTCGCGGACTTCGAGCGGCGAATGACCCCGCACTACGCGCGACTTGACGCACTCGGCGTCGACTACCGCCCGCCCGGCGGCCCGTTGCCGTGGCAGAAGCGGCCGGGTGTGCTCGGACGCCCGATCGACGGGGCGCCCCCGAACGTGTGA
- a CDS encoding FAD binding domain-containing protein, translated as MTTHAPQAAQTAQTAKLPGTLDEAVEALAAMPAAVPVAGGTDLMTSVNAGLLRPAALVGLGRISEIRGWQYQDGHALLGAGLTHARVGRPDFAALIPALAAAARAAGPPQIRNAGTLGGNIATAGPTGDTLPVLAALEAILIIAGPGGARREVPVSHLLAGMDMLRPGELIGFVRLPLLHAPQVFLKATGRTGPGRALASVALVLDPARRGVRCAVGAVAPMPLRPLEAEQWVASLIDWDGGRTIVPEALTAFGEYVAAACIPDQPPAQDGSPQPLSPAVLHLRRTVAALARRALGRALS; from the coding sequence TTGACCACGCACGCACCGCAGGCGGCGCAGACCGCGCAGACGGCGAAGCTGCCTGGGACGTTGGACGAGGCCGTGGAGGCACTCGCCGCGATGCCCGCCGCCGTGCCCGTAGCCGGCGGCACCGACCTCATGACCTCGGTCAACGCGGGCCTCCTGCGCCCCGCCGCGCTCGTGGGCCTCGGCCGCATCAGCGAGATCCGCGGCTGGCAGTACCAGGACGGTCACGCGCTGCTCGGCGCCGGGCTCACCCACGCACGCGTCGGGCGGCCCGACTTCGCGGCCCTGATCCCCGCGCTCGCCGCGGCGGCACGCGCCGCAGGCCCCCCGCAGATCCGCAACGCGGGCACCCTCGGCGGCAACATCGCCACGGCGGGACCGACCGGTGACACCCTGCCCGTCCTGGCCGCCCTCGAAGCCATCCTCATCATCGCGGGCCCCGGCGGCGCCCGCCGCGAGGTCCCCGTCTCGCACCTGCTCGCGGGGATGGACATGCTCCGCCCCGGCGAGCTCATCGGCTTCGTACGGCTGCCGCTCCTGCACGCCCCGCAGGTCTTCCTGAAGGCGACAGGGCGCACGGGCCCCGGCCGCGCCCTTGCCTCCGTCGCGCTCGTCCTCGACCCGGCGCGGCGCGGTGTGCGCTGCGCGGTCGGTGCCGTCGCGCCGATGCCGCTGCGGCCCCTGGAGGCCGAGCAGTGGGTCGCCTCGCTGATCGACTGGGACGGCGGGCGCACGATCGTGCCGGAGGCGCTCACCGCCTTCGGCGAGTACGTCGCCGCCGCGTGCATCCCCGACCAGCCTCCGGCGCAGGACGGCTCCCCGCAGCCGCTGTCGCCCGCCGTACTGCACCTGCGGCGCACCGTCGCCGCGCTGGCCCGACGAGCACTGGGGAGGGCGCTGTCGTGA
- a CDS encoding (2Fe-2S)-binding protein produces MSDDQNNNNGGWQPHPQGEYDSDATAFVQLPEGALDAFDHSPLAAPGHGYVPPQITVTPTSADATDPAATGVWAMPPEVTGMGTGVQNVQWPAAGGAPEPSVQDAQETQDHAYDPRATGQWSFHEAEGHAPAAPAPADVTGQWSIPVANGDLPDESGEFTTSSLAAQWGGTPPATLPGGAAAPWATGGAGAGAPWAEPAQQPHADPYAHVEPQPQQHVEPQHHEPVAPLEAFVPEPPVAPEMHVVPEEPVAPVAPEEPVALETPAEPEPEPEPEPEPEAEVEAVIADPAPEAEAEAEAEVAADAEAEADADAEGETDPEEAATATALPDEHPLCSYVLRVNGADRPVTDAWIGESLLYVLRERLGLAGAKDGCSQGECGACNVQVDGRLVASCLVPAATAAGSEVRTVEGLAVDGRPSDVQRALAACGAVQCGFCVPGMAMTLHDLLEGNPAPSDLETRRALCGNLCRCSGYRGVLDAVQEVVAEREASAAAAEPSAQGEQAGEPRIPHQAGPGAGGVNPTAQDGTYEGPYGQDGGQA; encoded by the coding sequence GTGAGCGACGACCAGAACAACAACAACGGCGGCTGGCAGCCGCATCCGCAGGGCGAGTACGACTCGGACGCCACGGCCTTCGTGCAGCTGCCCGAAGGCGCCCTCGACGCCTTCGACCACTCGCCGCTCGCCGCGCCCGGCCACGGTTACGTGCCGCCGCAGATAACGGTCACCCCGACGTCGGCCGACGCCACGGACCCGGCGGCCACGGGCGTCTGGGCCATGCCGCCCGAGGTGACCGGCATGGGCACCGGCGTCCAGAACGTGCAGTGGCCCGCGGCGGGTGGTGCGCCCGAGCCGTCCGTCCAGGACGCCCAGGAGACCCAGGATCACGCGTACGACCCCCGGGCCACCGGGCAGTGGAGCTTCCACGAGGCGGAGGGTCACGCGCCCGCCGCCCCTGCCCCCGCAGATGTCACGGGGCAGTGGTCGATCCCCGTCGCCAATGGTGATCTTCCGGATGAATCGGGCGAGTTCACGACGTCCTCGCTCGCCGCGCAGTGGGGCGGTACGCCGCCCGCGACGCTGCCGGGCGGTGCCGCGGCGCCGTGGGCGACCGGTGGCGCGGGCGCGGGTGCGCCGTGGGCGGAGCCGGCGCAGCAGCCGCACGCCGACCCGTACGCGCACGTCGAGCCGCAGCCGCAGCAGCACGTCGAGCCGCAGCACCACGAGCCCGTCGCGCCTCTGGAGGCATTCGTCCCCGAGCCGCCGGTCGCTCCCGAGATGCATGTGGTGCCCGAGGAGCCCGTGGCGCCCGTGGCCCCCGAGGAGCCCGTGGCCCTCGAGACTCCCGCAGAGCCGGAGCCGGAGCCGGAGCCGGAGCCGGAGCCCGAAGCCGAGGTCGAGGCCGTCATCGCGGACCCCGCCCCCGAAGCCGAAGCCGAAGCCGAAGCCGAGGTCGCAGCGGACGCCGAGGCCGAAGCCGACGCCGACGCCGAAGGCGAGACCGACCCCGAAGAGGCGGCCACCGCCACGGCTCTCCCCGACGAACATCCCCTCTGCTCCTACGTCCTGCGCGTCAACGGCGCCGACCGCCCCGTCACCGACGCCTGGATCGGCGAGTCCCTCCTCTACGTCCTGCGCGAGCGCCTCGGCCTCGCGGGCGCCAAGGACGGCTGCTCGCAGGGCGAGTGCGGTGCCTGCAACGTCCAGGTCGACGGCCGGCTCGTCGCCTCCTGCCTGGTGCCCGCGGCCACCGCCGCCGGAAGCGAGGTGCGCACCGTCGAGGGCCTCGCCGTCGACGGCAGACCCTCCGACGTGCAGCGGGCGCTCGCTGCCTGCGGCGCTGTCCAGTGCGGCTTCTGCGTACCGGGCATGGCGATGACCCTGCACGACCTGCTCGAAGGCAACCCCGCCCCGTCCGACCTGGAGACCCGCCGCGCCCTGTGCGGCAACCTCTGCCGCTGCTCCGGCTACCGCGGCGTGCTCGACGCCGTGCAGGAAGTGGTCGCCGAGCGCGAGGCGTCCGCGGCCGCGGCCGAGCCGTCGGCCCAGGGCGAACAGGCGGGCGAGCCGCGCATTCCGCACCAGGCGGGACCCGGCGCCGGAGGAGTCAACCCGACGGCGCAGGACGGAACGTACGAAGGACCGTACGGCCAGGACGGAGGCCAGGCGTGA